The Streptomyces sp. NBC_01268 genome window below encodes:
- a CDS encoding MerR family transcriptional regulator, translating into MRIGELSRRAGVSVPTIKYYVREGLLPAGRLTSPNQASYEEAHVQRLRLIRALLDVGGLSVAGIREVIGAIDDPERPVHKVLGAAADRLVPRYEGEQDDDLDAARTAVADLIARRGWRTHARGPAAEALAVALAALESVGHGAFAEVLDAYADAAEQVARVDVDYVARNVVREEIVESVVVGTVLGEAMFAALRRMAHVDASGRVFGSGT; encoded by the coding sequence GTGCGCATTGGAGAGTTGAGTCGCAGGGCCGGTGTGTCCGTGCCGACGATCAAGTACTACGTACGGGAGGGGCTGCTGCCCGCCGGGCGGCTCACGAGCCCGAACCAGGCCTCGTACGAGGAGGCGCACGTCCAGCGTCTCCGCCTGATCCGCGCGCTGCTGGACGTGGGTGGGCTGTCCGTCGCGGGCATCCGGGAGGTCATCGGGGCGATCGACGACCCCGAGCGGCCGGTGCACAAGGTGCTCGGCGCGGCCGCGGACCGGCTGGTGCCGCGCTACGAGGGCGAACAGGACGACGACCTGGACGCCGCCCGCACGGCGGTCGCGGACCTGATCGCCCGCCGGGGCTGGCGCACCCACGCCCGCGGCCCCGCCGCCGAGGCCCTCGCGGTCGCCCTCGCCGCCCTGGAGAGCGTCGGGCACGGCGCCTTCGCCGAGGTCCTCGACGCCTACGCCGACGCGGCGGAGCAGGTGGCCCGCGTCGACGTCGACTACGTCGCGCGCAACGTGGTCCGCGAGGAGATCGTCGAGAGCGTGGTCGTCGGCACCGTGCTCGGGGAGGCCATGTTCGCCGCCCTGCGCCGGATGGCCCATGTGGACGCCTCGGGGCGGGTCTTCGGCTCGGGGACGTAG
- a CDS encoding 5'-3' exonuclease yields MLLDTASLYFRAYFGVPDSVRAPDGTPVNAVRGLLDFITRLVQDHHPDDLVACWDEDWRPQWRVDLIPSYKAHRVAEVTESGPDEEEIPDTLSPQVPVIEEVLAALGIARVGAEGFEADDVIGTLTARAEGPVDIVTGDRDLFQLVDDGRGVRVLYPRKGVGDCDLVDDELILTKYGVRAGQYADFAALRGDASDGLPGVKGIGEKTAAQLITEYGDLAGVRAAAADRTSKLTPAKRRGIVEAAEYLDVAPTVVRVAQDAPLPDFSPALPSAPRDPAALAALVERWGLGGAVGRLLPVLAAGR; encoded by the coding sequence ATGCTCCTCGACACCGCCAGCCTCTACTTCCGCGCGTACTTCGGCGTGCCGGACTCGGTCCGCGCGCCCGACGGGACGCCGGTCAACGCCGTGCGGGGGCTGCTCGACTTCATCACCCGGCTCGTCCAGGACCACCACCCGGACGACCTGGTGGCCTGCTGGGACGAGGACTGGCGGCCGCAGTGGCGGGTGGACCTCATCCCCTCCTACAAGGCGCACCGGGTGGCCGAGGTGACGGAGTCGGGGCCGGACGAGGAGGAGATCCCGGACACGCTGTCGCCGCAGGTCCCGGTGATCGAGGAGGTGCTCGCGGCGCTGGGCATCGCCCGGGTGGGCGCCGAGGGCTTCGAGGCCGACGACGTGATCGGCACGCTGACCGCGCGGGCCGAGGGCCCGGTGGACATCGTCACGGGCGACCGGGACCTGTTCCAGCTGGTCGACGACGGGCGCGGGGTGCGGGTCCTGTATCCGCGGAAGGGCGTCGGCGACTGCGACCTGGTGGACGACGAGCTGATCCTGACGAAGTACGGGGTGCGGGCCGGCCAGTACGCGGACTTCGCGGCGCTGCGCGGGGACGCGAGCGACGGACTGCCCGGAGTGAAGGGCATCGGCGAGAAGACGGCGGCGCAGCTGATCACGGAGTACGGCGACCTGGCGGGCGTCCGGGCGGCGGCGGCCGACCGGACCTCGAAGCTGACACCGGCGAAGCGGCGCGGCATCGTGGAGGCGGCGGAGTACCTGGACGTGGCGCCGACGGTGGTCCGGGTCGCGCAGGACGCCCCGCTGCCGGACTTCTCCCCCGCGCTGCCGTCCGCGCCGCGGGACCCGGCCGCGCTGGCCGCGCTGGTGGAGCGGTGGGGGCTGGGCGGGGCGGTGGGACGCCTGCTGCCGGTCCTGGCGGCGGGGCGCTGA
- a CDS encoding ABA4-like family protein, with protein MTGFLFELTFVLAAPVWLLMIVAPGRRLTERVAASPLTVLPVLAVYLVLVAPVVPELWAAVSSPDLDVFRDLTASPNGAATVWAQIIAWDLLLGQWIYREGRRLGFSPFLMSPLLVLTILLSPIALLVFLPIRATALHKHPRERPA; from the coding sequence ATGACCGGCTTCCTCTTCGAGCTGACCTTCGTGCTCGCGGCACCGGTCTGGCTGCTCATGATCGTCGCGCCGGGCCGGCGTCTCACCGAACGGGTGGCGGCCTCGCCCCTGACCGTGCTGCCCGTACTCGCGGTCTACCTGGTCCTCGTCGCCCCCGTGGTGCCCGAGCTCTGGGCGGCGGTCAGCTCGCCCGACCTCGACGTCTTCCGCGACCTGACGGCGTCACCGAACGGCGCGGCCACCGTGTGGGCCCAGATCATCGCCTGGGACCTCCTGCTCGGCCAGTGGATCTACCGCGAGGGCCGCCGCCTCGGCTTCTCCCCCTTCCTCATGAGCCCCCTCCTCGTCCTCACGATCCTGCTCTCGCCGATCGCCTTGCTGGTGTTCCTGCCGATCCGAGCCACCGCGCTCCACAAGCACCCCCGGGAACGGCCGGCCTGA
- a CDS encoding siderophore-interacting protein produces the protein MAEQPARKAPKAHEAQVVRTERITPHMVRLVLGGPGLAAFELGEYTDHYVKLLFAPEGVSYPEPFDMERIRAEFPREQWPTTRTYTVRAWDPVQRELTVDFVVHGDEGLAGPWAARAQTGDTVRLLGPGGGYAPDEAADWHLLVGDESALPAVAVALERLPEGAVVHAFLEVSDASEEQKFTTAAGVEVTWLHRGERPTGEALLAAVRGLDFPAGDVHAFVHGEAGFVKDLRRHLRMDRAVPRERLSISGYWRMGKTDEAWRAIKRDWNDQVEREQED, from the coding sequence GTGGCAGAACAGCCCGCACGCAAGGCACCGAAGGCCCACGAGGCCCAGGTGGTGCGCACCGAGCGGATCACCCCGCACATGGTGCGCCTGGTCCTCGGAGGCCCGGGGCTCGCCGCGTTCGAGCTCGGTGAGTACACCGACCACTATGTGAAGCTGCTCTTCGCACCGGAGGGCGTGAGCTACCCCGAGCCGTTCGACATGGAGCGGATCCGCGCGGAGTTCCCGCGCGAGCAGTGGCCGACGACGCGGACCTACACGGTACGGGCCTGGGACCCGGTGCAGCGCGAGCTCACCGTCGACTTCGTGGTCCACGGCGACGAGGGCCTGGCGGGCCCGTGGGCGGCGCGGGCGCAGACCGGCGACACGGTGCGCCTGCTCGGCCCCGGCGGCGGCTACGCTCCGGACGAGGCCGCCGACTGGCACCTGCTCGTCGGTGACGAGAGCGCCCTGCCGGCCGTGGCGGTGGCCCTGGAGCGGCTGCCCGAGGGCGCCGTGGTGCACGCCTTCCTGGAGGTCTCGGACGCCTCGGAGGAGCAGAAGTTCACGACCGCGGCGGGTGTCGAGGTCACCTGGCTGCACCGTGGCGAGCGCCCCACGGGCGAGGCCCTGCTGGCGGCCGTCCGCGGCCTCGACTTCCCGGCCGGCGACGTCCACGCCTTCGTGCACGGCGAGGCCGGCTTCGTGAAGGACCTGCGCCGCCACCTCCGCATGGACCGCGCGGTCCCGCGCGAGCGCCTCTCCATCTCGGGCTACTGGCGCATGGGCAAGACGGACGAGGCCTGGCGCGCGATCAAGCGCGACTGGAACGACCAGGTGGAGCGCGAGCAGGAAGACTGA